Proteins encoded together in one Planctomyces sp. SH-PL14 window:
- a CDS encoding glycosyltransferase family 4 protein: MRILFFSHYFPPEVNAPASRTHAHTVRWAQEGHDVTVITCAPNCPDGVVYPGYRNRLLPQIEMVDGVRVVRVWTYVAANAGTARRIVNFLSYMVSAAAAALFRRRPDIIVATSPQFFCGWAGVLASWLRWLPLVLEIRDIWPESIAAVGAMRKGLVLRALEFLEVRMYRAARHIVTVGEGYREQILAKAPEAESRTTVITNGVDTLFQEPAAPDLALLRQYGLEGKFIVSYVGTIGMAHGLEVTIAAARRLKDEGRGDVAFLIVGDGARRAELEELARAEGVSDLVVFAGRMPRERIPGVLAASDACLIHLRKSSLFEKVIPSKIFETMALGRPMIMGVEGESREIVLRAEAGVPMTPDSPASLLEAIGSLQSPEASAQRRGTRAKEFVRQNYDRDVLARRYLRLLETVAGRPVAARAPRPSSPGPEAVPDPTP, from the coding sequence TTGCGAATCCTGTTCTTCAGCCACTACTTCCCTCCCGAGGTGAACGCCCCCGCCTCCCGGACGCACGCCCACACCGTCCGCTGGGCGCAGGAGGGGCATGACGTGACGGTCATCACCTGCGCGCCGAACTGTCCTGACGGGGTGGTCTATCCCGGCTATCGCAATCGTCTCCTGCCGCAGATCGAGATGGTGGACGGCGTGCGGGTGGTCCGGGTCTGGACCTACGTCGCGGCGAATGCCGGGACAGCGAGGCGGATCGTCAACTTCCTGAGCTACATGGTCTCCGCCGCGGCGGCGGCCTTGTTCCGCCGGCGCCCCGACATCATCGTGGCGACCTCGCCGCAGTTCTTCTGCGGGTGGGCCGGCGTCCTCGCGTCGTGGCTGCGGTGGCTGCCGCTCGTCCTCGAGATCCGGGACATCTGGCCCGAGTCGATCGCCGCCGTCGGAGCGATGCGGAAAGGGCTCGTGCTCCGCGCTCTCGAGTTCCTCGAAGTCCGGATGTACCGCGCCGCGCGGCACATCGTGACCGTCGGCGAGGGCTACCGGGAGCAGATCCTCGCCAAGGCCCCCGAAGCAGAGAGCCGGACGACGGTCATCACGAACGGCGTCGACACTCTCTTCCAGGAACCCGCGGCGCCCGACCTCGCGCTTCTCCGCCAGTATGGCCTGGAAGGAAAGTTCATTGTCTCGTACGTCGGGACGATCGGGATGGCCCACGGCCTTGAAGTCACGATCGCGGCGGCCCGCCGGCTGAAGGACGAGGGGCGCGGCGACGTGGCGTTCCTGATCGTCGGCGACGGCGCCCGCCGGGCGGAGCTGGAAGAACTGGCCCGCGCGGAAGGGGTCTCCGACCTCGTCGTCTTTGCCGGCCGGATGCCGCGGGAGCGGATCCCCGGGGTCCTGGCCGCCTCCGACGCCTGCCTGATCCACCTCCGGAAATCGAGCCTGTTCGAGAAGGTCATCCCGTCCAAGATCTTCGAGACGATGGCTCTCGGCCGGCCCATGATCATGGGGGTCGAAGGGGAATCGCGGGAGATCGTCCTCCGCGCGGAGGCGGGCGTGCCGATGACCCCCGACTCTCCCGCGTCGCTCCTGGAGGCGATCGGAAGCCTCCAATCGCCGGAAGCCTCGGCCCAGCGACGCGGCACGCGGGCGAAGGAATTCGTCCGGCAGAACTACGACCGGGACGTGCTGGCCCGCCGCTACCTGCGGCTCCTCGAAACCGTGGCGGGGCGGCCCGTCGCCGCTCGCGCGCCTCGTCCCTCTTCTCCCGGTCCCGAAGCCGTCCCGGATCCCACGCCATGA
- a CDS encoding glycosyltransferase, whose product MNILQVINSASPLGGGPIESILQAARAVAEHGHTMEIVSVDDPSAPWLESMPVRVHALGPARTPYRYSGQLVPWLREHADDYDCAVVNGIWLYPSYAVWRVLARRRIPYFVYAHGLLDPSHHRTFPVRRLKKMVSWVATERRVLDDAAAVLFTCEEERRGAEQAFWPPRARDNGAILPYCIGAPPSDITRQTEAFLARYPELRDRRRLLFLSRVHPKKGLDLLIRAFAAQADRDETLHLVVAGTGDPAYVASLQALSQSLGIERRMTWTGMLTGDLKWGAFRTAEAFLLPSHHENYGIAVVEALACGTPVVISSAINIWPEIEADEAGLICDDNAASAATALGRWLDLDPAARLGMRDRAAACFATRFSAEQACRQFLDLLRASGVGDRPRPSRTIAAT is encoded by the coding sequence ATGAACATCCTTCAGGTCATCAACTCCGCCAGCCCGCTCGGAGGGGGACCGATCGAATCGATCCTTCAGGCCGCGCGGGCGGTCGCGGAGCACGGCCACACGATGGAGATCGTCAGCGTCGACGATCCCTCGGCCCCGTGGCTTGAGTCGATGCCCGTTCGCGTGCACGCCCTCGGTCCGGCCCGGACGCCGTATCGGTACTCGGGGCAGCTCGTCCCGTGGCTCCGGGAGCATGCCGACGACTACGACTGCGCCGTCGTCAACGGCATCTGGCTCTATCCGAGCTATGCCGTCTGGCGCGTGCTGGCCCGTCGCCGGATCCCGTACTTCGTCTATGCCCACGGACTCCTCGATCCCTCGCATCACCGGACCTTCCCGGTCCGGCGGCTGAAGAAGATGGTCTCCTGGGTGGCGACGGAGCGCCGTGTCCTGGACGACGCGGCGGCGGTCCTGTTCACCTGCGAGGAGGAGCGCCGCGGAGCGGAGCAGGCGTTCTGGCCCCCGCGAGCCCGGGACAACGGCGCGATCCTCCCCTATTGCATCGGGGCTCCCCCCAGCGACATCACCCGGCAGACGGAGGCGTTCCTCGCGCGGTATCCGGAGCTGCGCGACCGGCGGCGTCTCCTGTTCCTCAGCCGCGTCCATCCCAAGAAGGGGCTCGACCTCCTGATCCGCGCCTTCGCGGCCCAGGCCGATCGGGACGAGACGCTGCACCTCGTGGTGGCGGGGACCGGCGACCCCGCGTACGTCGCCAGTCTCCAGGCCCTGTCGCAGTCGCTCGGGATCGAGCGGCGAATGACCTGGACCGGGATGCTGACGGGGGACCTCAAGTGGGGCGCGTTCCGGACCGCCGAGGCGTTCCTCCTCCCCTCGCATCATGAGAACTACGGGATCGCGGTCGTCGAGGCGCTCGCCTGCGGAACGCCGGTCGTGATCTCCTCCGCCATCAACATCTGGCCGGAGATCGAAGCGGACGAAGCGGGGCTGATCTGCGACGACAACGCCGCCTCGGCCGCTACCGCCCTTGGGCGCTGGCTGGACCTCGATCCCGCCGCGCGGCTGGGGATGCGGGACCGCGCTGCGGCGTGTTTCGCAACCCGTTTTTCCGCGGAGCAGGCCTGCCGGCAGTTCCTGGACCTGCTGCGCGCGAGCGGCGTCGGCGACCGGCCGCGGCCCTCGCGGACGATCGCCGCCACCTGA
- a CDS encoding glycosyltransferase family 2 protein: MSGTKCPLSVIILTGNEERNIAECVADLDWADDVIVVDSYSTDATLEEARRARPDVRIFQNPFEDFGQQRNWALDKTGPRHGWILFLDADERCPPAFAEAIRRTVADPGEKVGFFLCYRNMFLGQWIKRSTFFPSWQLRLLKQGEVRYRKEGHGQRELTDGPLGFIQEPYDHYGFSKGVADWIARHNQYSTDEVELILRLAAEPLQLTDLLRRDPVVRRRCLKRIAARIPLRPMTRFLYSYIVRGGFLDGLAGWHYCLLRASHEIHVQAKLVECARQQESQRTAGAADRFKDAGVDRLRESQASPLGESSKSPP, translated from the coding sequence ATGAGCGGAACAAAATGTCCGTTGTCGGTGATCATCCTCACCGGCAACGAGGAACGGAACATCGCCGAGTGCGTCGCCGACCTTGACTGGGCGGACGACGTGATCGTCGTCGATTCCTACAGCACCGATGCGACCCTGGAGGAAGCGCGGCGGGCCCGGCCCGACGTGCGGATTTTTCAGAACCCGTTCGAGGACTTCGGACAGCAGCGGAACTGGGCCCTCGACAAGACCGGGCCGCGGCACGGGTGGATCCTGTTCCTGGACGCGGACGAGCGGTGCCCGCCAGCCTTCGCCGAAGCGATCCGGCGGACGGTGGCCGACCCGGGCGAGAAGGTCGGATTCTTCCTCTGCTATCGGAACATGTTTCTCGGCCAGTGGATCAAGCGGTCGACGTTCTTCCCCTCGTGGCAGCTGCGGCTGTTGAAGCAGGGGGAGGTCCGATATCGGAAGGAAGGTCACGGGCAGCGGGAACTGACCGACGGCCCGCTCGGGTTCATTCAGGAGCCGTACGACCACTACGGCTTCAGCAAGGGGGTGGCGGACTGGATTGCCCGCCACAACCAGTATTCGACCGACGAAGTTGAGTTGATCCTGCGGCTGGCGGCCGAGCCGCTGCAGCTAACGGACCTGCTGCGGCGGGACCCGGTGGTCCGCCGCCGATGTCTCAAGCGGATCGCGGCGAGAATCCCGCTGCGTCCCATGACGCGGTTTCTGTATTCGTATATTGTTCGCGGAGGGTTTCTGGACGGGTTGGCTGGCTGGCACTACTGCCTGCTTCGGGCGTCGCACGAGATTCACGTGCAGGCCAAGCTCGTGGAGTGCGCCAGGCAACAGGAGTCCCAGCGGACCGCCGGGGCGGCGGATCGCTTCAAGGATGCGGGTGTCGATCGACTGCGGGAGTCTCAGGCGTCTCCGCTGGGCGAGTCCTCGAAATCGCCGCCGTGA
- a CDS encoding class I SAM-dependent methyltransferase produces the protein MLFPGLNLHSRLRTRLLPRYVGRPQGNQDRVVLDAGCGNGSLAWQAYKLGNRVIGVSIKDEVARNRRLFNEFHGIREGRLSFRDLNLYDIESLGEPVDEIICTEVMEHIRGDEQVCRSFFKILKPGGTLHICCPNAEHPYHRAYPLDHDETGGHVRPGYTYDTYRKLLEPIGFELSEPIGVGGPIRQTCNVAITRAQEVAGLPAGLVAFALLQPLSLFDRGEPRVPYSLYVRARKPETRT, from the coding sequence ATGCTGTTTCCCGGTCTCAATCTGCATTCCCGGCTGCGGACCCGTCTCCTGCCGAGGTACGTCGGCCGCCCGCAGGGGAATCAGGACCGCGTCGTTCTGGACGCGGGTTGCGGCAACGGCTCGCTGGCGTGGCAGGCCTACAAGCTCGGCAACCGCGTGATCGGCGTGTCGATCAAGGACGAAGTCGCCCGCAATCGCCGGCTGTTCAATGAGTTCCACGGCATCCGCGAAGGGCGGCTGAGTTTTCGCGACCTGAATCTCTATGACATCGAGTCGCTGGGGGAGCCGGTCGACGAGATCATCTGCACGGAGGTCATGGAGCACATCCGGGGCGACGAGCAGGTCTGCCGGAGCTTTTTCAAGATCCTGAAGCCGGGCGGAACGCTCCATATCTGCTGCCCCAACGCGGAGCATCCGTATCACCGGGCCTATCCGCTCGACCACGACGAGACCGGGGGGCACGTGCGGCCGGGCTACACGTATGACACTTATCGAAAACTCCTGGAGCCGATCGGCTTCGAACTCTCCGAGCCGATCGGAGTCGGGGGCCCGATCCGCCAGACCTGCAACGTGGCGATCACCCGCGCCCAGGAAGTCGCCGGGCTGCCGGCGGGGCTCGTCGCCTTCGCCCTCCTCCAGCCGCTTTCGCTCTTCGACCGCGGCGAGCCTCGCGTCCCCTACAGCCTGTATGTCCGCGCCCGCAAGCCGGAGACCCGGACCTGA
- a CDS encoding bi-domain-containing oxidoreductase has translation MKQILQHRKQGDVRVHDVPPPQLRSGGVLVRNRASLISAGTEKAGIELTRQSLVGMAQERPDLVRRVLDKVQKDGVLATWNAVRDQLDRHVPLGYSCAGTVAARSAEVTELEVGQLVACAGAGHACHAEVNFVPRLLAAAVPEGVSAEQAAYATVGSIALQGIRNANVQLGESVAVIGLGLIGQLAVQILKSAGCRVLGFDVSEARASLAMEHGALSAFGALGAKEAGEAGRLTRGRGVDAVLICAATKSNDPIEFAAKISRDRGKVVMVGVTGMDVPRNDYYHKELSLIVSRSYGPGRYDASYEERGNDYPAGYVRWTEQRNLEAFLDLVAAGSIRPELFTTHRFPIADADKAYELILGGSEPYLGVILDYPASAPGLESTAATNGESNSTTRIALAGTNPETAGGRATGVSFVGVGNFARGTLLPHLRALPGLRHEGLLSASGHSAATTGEKFGFRYCTSRLEDLLDDGATDAVFIATRHSQHAELASQALRAGKAVFVEKPLAVNGDQLRSLVRTTVETGGRVMAGFNRRFAPLARALKEHLVGAGPLTMHYRVNAGPLPHDHWLAAPDEGGRIIGEGCHFLDFFAFLCGARPRSVFATPAGGEGADDLDLVVSYEDGSVGHLSYCTTGASATPKERVEIFGGGRSGLLDDFRRLELHRGPRRSVRGGRWSRQDKGHRAELQAFLEAVQTGGPTPIPWESQIDTTLTTFAALRSAAEGRHVPLDELRREL, from the coding sequence ATGAAACAGATCCTTCAACATCGCAAGCAGGGCGATGTCCGCGTCCACGACGTCCCGCCTCCGCAGCTGCGCAGCGGCGGAGTCCTTGTGAGGAATCGCGCCTCGCTGATCTCGGCGGGGACCGAGAAGGCGGGGATCGAGCTGACGCGGCAGAGTCTCGTCGGGATGGCGCAGGAGCGCCCGGACCTCGTCCGGCGGGTCCTCGACAAGGTCCAGAAGGACGGGGTCCTGGCGACCTGGAACGCCGTCCGGGACCAGCTCGACCGCCATGTCCCGCTCGGGTACAGCTGCGCCGGGACGGTCGCCGCGCGGAGCGCCGAGGTGACCGAGCTCGAAGTCGGCCAGCTCGTTGCCTGCGCCGGGGCGGGACATGCCTGCCACGCGGAGGTCAACTTCGTTCCCCGGCTGCTCGCCGCGGCGGTGCCGGAGGGGGTGTCCGCAGAGCAGGCGGCCTACGCCACGGTCGGCTCGATCGCCCTCCAGGGGATCCGCAACGCGAACGTCCAGCTCGGCGAGTCGGTGGCGGTGATCGGCCTGGGGCTGATCGGCCAGCTCGCGGTGCAGATCCTGAAGTCGGCCGGGTGCCGGGTGCTCGGCTTCGACGTCTCGGAGGCGCGGGCGTCCCTCGCCATGGAGCACGGGGCGCTGTCTGCCTTCGGCGCGCTCGGCGCGAAGGAGGCGGGCGAAGCGGGACGGCTGACGCGCGGCCGAGGCGTCGATGCGGTCCTGATCTGCGCCGCGACCAAGAGCAACGATCCGATCGAGTTCGCGGCGAAGATCTCCCGCGACCGCGGGAAGGTCGTGATGGTCGGCGTGACGGGCATGGATGTGCCGCGGAACGACTACTACCACAAGGAGCTCTCGCTCATCGTCTCCCGCTCCTACGGCCCCGGCCGGTACGACGCCTCTTACGAGGAGCGGGGAAACGACTACCCGGCGGGCTACGTCCGCTGGACGGAGCAGCGGAACCTGGAGGCGTTCCTCGACCTTGTTGCGGCCGGAAGCATCCGGCCCGAGCTCTTTACGACGCATCGCTTCCCGATCGCCGACGCCGACAAGGCGTACGAGCTGATCCTCGGCGGGAGCGAGCCGTACCTCGGCGTCATCCTGGATTATCCCGCGTCGGCTCCCGGCTTGGAGTCGACCGCCGCGACAAACGGCGAAAGCAACTCGACAACCCGGATCGCGCTCGCGGGAACGAATCCGGAAACGGCGGGGGGGCGCGCGACCGGAGTCTCGTTCGTCGGCGTCGGCAACTTTGCCCGCGGAACGCTGCTGCCGCACCTGCGGGCCCTTCCCGGCCTTCGCCACGAGGGTCTCCTCTCCGCCTCCGGGCACTCCGCGGCGACGACTGGCGAGAAGTTCGGGTTCCGGTACTGCACATCCCGGCTCGAAGACCTCCTCGACGACGGCGCCACGGACGCGGTCTTCATCGCCACCCGGCACTCGCAGCACGCGGAGCTCGCCAGCCAGGCACTTCGCGCCGGCAAGGCGGTCTTCGTCGAGAAGCCGCTGGCGGTCAATGGGGATCAGCTCCGGTCACTGGTCCGGACGACGGTCGAGACCGGCGGTCGGGTGATGGCCGGATTCAACCGGCGGTTCGCTCCCCTTGCGCGGGCGCTCAAGGAGCACCTCGTCGGGGCCGGCCCGCTGACCATGCATTACCGGGTCAATGCGGGCCCGTTGCCGCACGACCACTGGCTCGCCGCGCCGGACGAAGGGGGCCGGATCATCGGCGAAGGGTGCCACTTCCTCGACTTCTTCGCATTCCTCTGCGGAGCCCGGCCCCGCTCAGTCTTCGCGACCCCGGCGGGGGGCGAAGGAGCCGACGACCTCGATCTCGTGGTCTCCTACGAGGATGGCTCCGTCGGCCATCTGAGCTACTGCACGACAGGAGCCAGCGCGACGCCGAAGGAGCGCGTGGAAATCTTCGGCGGGGGGCGGAGCGGACTCCTCGACGACTTCCGCCGTCTGGAACTGCACCGCGGTCCGCGGCGGAGCGTCCGCGGCGGACGCTGGAGCCGCCAGGACAAGGGGCATCGGGCGGAGCTTCAGGCCTTCCTCGAGGCGGTCCAGACCGGCGGTCCGACGCCGATCCCGTGGGAATCGCAGATCGACACGACCCTGACGACCTTCGCTGCCCTGCGGAGCGCCGCCGAAGGCCGGCACGTCCCGCTCGACGAGCTCCGCCGCGAGCTCTGA
- a CDS encoding glycosyltransferase family 4 protein, translated as MSLIDGSRSGAAADLHASGPAGRPAGDPPKVLVAQLGARRHYAVPAALHSAGALHGLYTDLYLGPGRASGLLRSLSSGLGIPALKRLAGRTSEGIPAARIRAFPLFGAEYKVRATIARRRQRLTKTWIWAGRAFNRRCLQAGLGAAEVVYAYSSAALEVFEAAKARGIKCVLDHATAPRHLEMALVQREIDRYPGWGAPEAHDPWLDEYVERQRAEAILADQILCGSAFVRTLVEEAWGLGHKCSIVPLGLRVPAEPAVREPRTEGPLRVLFVGDEPIRKGLPELAAAAEMVPPETCHFRAVGDLDLAEPGRRQAARRIDLRPRAARAEMNGHYDWADVLVLPSVSDTFAIVVLEALARGVPAIVSTNTGAADAIVAGMNGFVTPPFEPAPIAEALGVLAADRSLLNSMSQASQESVRAFDIQTYADRLVQALGHKVETAPSV; from the coding sequence ATGTCCCTGATTGATGGCAGTCGGTCCGGAGCAGCGGCCGATCTTCACGCTTCCGGCCCCGCCGGCCGCCCCGCCGGCGATCCTCCGAAAGTCCTTGTCGCGCAGCTCGGCGCCAGGCGGCATTATGCCGTCCCGGCGGCTCTGCACTCCGCCGGAGCGCTCCACGGACTTTATACCGACTTGTATCTGGGCCCGGGGCGCGCCTCCGGACTGCTCCGGTCGCTTTCGAGCGGCCTGGGAATCCCCGCGCTGAAACGGCTGGCCGGCCGGACCTCAGAAGGGATCCCCGCAGCCCGGATTCGAGCCTTCCCCCTGTTCGGAGCCGAGTACAAGGTGCGGGCCACGATCGCGAGAAGACGCCAGCGCCTGACGAAGACCTGGATCTGGGCCGGTCGCGCCTTCAATCGGCGCTGTCTCCAGGCGGGACTGGGGGCAGCCGAGGTCGTTTACGCCTATTCGTCCGCCGCGCTGGAAGTGTTCGAGGCGGCCAAAGCGCGGGGCATCAAGTGCGTTCTGGATCATGCGACCGCCCCCCGCCATCTGGAAATGGCGCTGGTTCAGCGGGAAATCGATCGCTACCCGGGATGGGGGGCGCCGGAGGCGCACGATCCCTGGCTGGACGAGTATGTGGAGCGGCAACGCGCGGAGGCCATCCTGGCCGACCAGATCCTCTGCGGTTCGGCGTTCGTTCGGACGCTGGTCGAGGAAGCCTGGGGGCTGGGGCACAAATGCTCGATCGTTCCGCTCGGGCTGCGAGTCCCCGCGGAACCGGCCGTGCGCGAGCCTCGGACCGAGGGCCCCTTACGCGTCCTGTTCGTCGGCGATGAGCCGATCCGCAAGGGGCTCCCGGAACTGGCGGCCGCCGCGGAAATGGTCCCTCCGGAGACCTGTCACTTCCGTGCCGTCGGCGATCTGGATCTGGCCGAACCCGGCCGACGGCAAGCCGCGCGGCGGATCGACCTGAGACCCCGGGCGGCCCGGGCGGAAATGAATGGCCACTACGACTGGGCGGACGTTCTGGTCCTCCCTTCCGTCAGCGACACCTTTGCGATCGTCGTCCTGGAAGCTCTCGCGAGGGGCGTCCCCGCGATCGTCTCCACGAACACCGGGGCCGCCGACGCGATCGTCGCGGGGATGAACGGGTTCGTGACTCCTCCATTCGAACCGGCGCCGATCGCTGAAGCTCTGGGAGTGCTGGCGGCCGACCGCTCCCTCCTCAATTCCATGTCACAGGCGTCGCAGGAAAGCGTCCGCGCCTTCGACATCCAGACTTACGCCGATCGACTCGTTCAAGCCCTGGGCCACAAGGTGGAGACGGCACCCTCCGTATGA
- the asnB gene encoding asparagine synthase (glutamine-hydrolyzing), with the protein MCGFAGVVNAGSRHLLSRMLAVQQHRGPDDEGCDWIESRSGDVVGLGSRRLSILDLSAAGHMPMWNADRSIGLAYNGEVYNHQELRRELEQAGHTFRTRTDTEVVLALYEREGVAGFRRLRGMFACCLWDDRRNELVLARDPFGIKPLYYYHRGRTFACASELKALLELPEVDRAIDPESVNQYLTFLWIPEPRTLLKHVHKLPPGYYAVVKEGRMERTEYWDAAFPPERTSYSVPAEELRRETRRRLETAVREQLVSDRPVGAFLSAGLDSTSIVACIPREERERLRTYTITFPQSVRRGEVGFDDPDVARRTAEALGTQHQEIVVEPRVADLLERLVWHMDDPVADPAIVMDYLVCREAAKSSTVLLSGVGGDEIFGGYRKYCAHYLARHYQRIPGMIRRRALEPMIRRLPTLTSGGCQGWVRLVKKMAASGSLPARERFLTDSTYMDREFKRELLSADMWNETRGFDPWTRHWEAFEKVAHADFLHQMLYVDTKTFLPSLNLNYNDKMSMACSVEVRVPFLDQELYEFAAWQVPPREKVRVGASIRTKVLLRSAMQGAIPSEVLRQRKAGFAAPVGCWLRGELREMVTGLLSDARFAARGIFHPQQVERLITEHTRGLRDHSLQLWQVLTLELWFRQFVDSPAPSSSPPPSPPPSPPPSPSLSLV; encoded by the coding sequence ATGTGCGGGTTTGCGGGCGTTGTGAATGCCGGGAGTCGCCATCTCCTGAGCCGGATGCTCGCGGTGCAGCAGCACCGCGGCCCCGATGACGAGGGATGCGACTGGATCGAATCCCGATCGGGAGACGTCGTCGGACTGGGGAGCCGCCGACTTTCGATCCTGGACCTTTCGGCGGCGGGCCACATGCCGATGTGGAACGCCGACCGGTCAATCGGCCTGGCCTACAACGGCGAGGTCTACAACCATCAGGAGCTCCGCCGCGAACTCGAGCAGGCAGGCCACACGTTCCGCACCCGGACCGACACGGAAGTGGTCCTGGCCCTGTACGAGCGGGAGGGGGTGGCGGGCTTCCGCCGGCTGCGTGGGATGTTCGCCTGCTGCCTGTGGGACGACCGGAGGAACGAGCTGGTCCTGGCTCGCGACCCGTTCGGCATCAAGCCTCTGTATTACTACCACCGGGGTCGGACGTTCGCCTGCGCGTCCGAGCTCAAGGCGCTCCTCGAGCTCCCCGAGGTGGACCGCGCGATCGATCCCGAATCGGTCAACCAGTACCTGACGTTCCTGTGGATCCCCGAGCCCCGCACCCTGCTGAAGCACGTCCACAAGCTCCCTCCCGGCTACTACGCCGTGGTGAAGGAGGGGCGGATGGAACGGACCGAATACTGGGACGCCGCCTTCCCGCCGGAGCGGACGTCGTACAGCGTTCCGGCGGAGGAGCTGCGGCGGGAGACGCGGCGGCGGCTGGAAACGGCGGTGCGGGAACAGCTCGTCAGCGACCGCCCGGTCGGCGCCTTCCTCAGCGCGGGACTCGACTCGACCTCGATCGTGGCCTGCATTCCCCGGGAGGAACGGGAGCGGCTACGGACCTACACGATCACCTTCCCACAATCGGTCCGGCGGGGGGAGGTGGGGTTCGACGATCCGGACGTCGCCCGGCGGACGGCGGAGGCGCTGGGGACGCAGCATCAGGAGATCGTCGTCGAGCCGCGGGTGGCGGACCTCCTGGAGCGGCTGGTCTGGCACATGGACGACCCGGTCGCCGATCCGGCGATCGTGATGGATTACCTCGTCTGCCGGGAGGCGGCGAAATCGTCGACGGTCCTGCTTTCGGGAGTCGGCGGCGACGAGATCTTCGGCGGGTATCGCAAGTACTGCGCGCACTACCTGGCCCGGCATTACCAGCGGATCCCGGGAATGATCCGCCGGCGGGCGCTCGAGCCGATGATCCGGCGGCTCCCGACCCTGACGAGCGGCGGATGCCAGGGGTGGGTCCGGCTGGTAAAGAAGATGGCGGCGAGCGGCTCGCTCCCCGCCCGCGAGCGGTTCCTGACCGACTCGACGTACATGGACCGGGAGTTCAAACGGGAGCTCCTCTCCGCCGACATGTGGAACGAGACGCGGGGGTTCGACCCTTGGACGCGGCACTGGGAGGCCTTTGAAAAGGTGGCCCATGCCGACTTCCTCCACCAGATGCTCTATGTCGACACCAAGACGTTCCTCCCGAGCCTGAACCTGAACTACAACGACAAGATGAGCATGGCCTGCTCGGTCGAGGTTCGCGTACCGTTCCTAGATCAGGAGCTGTACGAGTTCGCGGCGTGGCAGGTCCCCCCGCGGGAGAAGGTCCGGGTCGGCGCGTCCATCCGGACCAAGGTCCTGCTCCGGTCCGCCATGCAGGGGGCGATCCCGTCCGAAGTCCTGCGGCAGCGGAAAGCGGGGTTTGCCGCGCCGGTGGGCTGCTGGCTGCGGGGCGAGCTGCGGGAGATGGTGACGGGACTCCTCTCCGACGCCCGGTTCGCCGCCCGCGGGATCTTCCATCCGCAGCAGGTCGAGCGGCTCATCACGGAACATACGCGGGGACTGCGGGACCACTCCCTGCAGCTGTGGCAGGTCCTGACGCTGGAGCTCTGGTTCCGGCAGTTCGTCGACTCCCCGGCTCCCTCGTCGTCCCCGCCCCCGTCCCCCCCGCCCTCGCCTCCTCCTTCCCCTTCCCTCTCTCTGGTGTGA
- a CDS encoding class I SAM-dependent methyltransferase — protein MSGQVTASAYRLPGARGSAGAAGYLLPVVGKLLAEIPRRRILDIGCGNGVWAREFLQQDPTCQVVGIDPSASGIRLARESVPGARFEQEVATEDLLGRLGEDPFDLVISTEVVEHLYSPRTWARACWNGLAPGGTLLCSTPYHGYVKNIAIALSGGWDKHHSVHNEGGHIKFFSRATLTALLREAGFVDITFAGAGRLPGLWKSMVLRARKPQ, from the coding sequence ATGAGCGGCCAAGTTACCGCCAGCGCCTATCGTCTTCCCGGAGCGCGGGGCTCCGCCGGAGCGGCCGGCTATCTGCTGCCGGTTGTCGGGAAACTGCTGGCGGAAATCCCTCGCCGGCGGATCCTCGACATCGGCTGCGGCAACGGCGTCTGGGCGCGGGAATTCCTGCAGCAGGATCCGACGTGCCAGGTCGTCGGGATCGACCCGTCCGCCTCAGGGATCCGACTCGCGCGGGAGTCGGTCCCGGGAGCCCGGTTCGAACAGGAGGTCGCAACGGAGGACCTGCTCGGGCGGCTTGGCGAAGACCCGTTCGATCTCGTCATCAGCACCGAGGTGGTCGAGCACCTCTATTCGCCGCGGACGTGGGCCCGCGCCTGCTGGAACGGTCTCGCCCCGGGCGGGACGCTCCTCTGCTCGACCCCGTATCACGGGTACGTGAAGAACATCGCGATCGCGCTGTCGGGAGGATGGGATAAGCATCACTCCGTCCACAACGAAGGGGGACACATCAAGTTCTTCAGCCGCGCGACCCTCACGGCGCTGCTGCGGGAGGCGGGCTTCGTCGACATCACGTTCGCCGGAGCGGGACGTCTACCGGGACTCTGGAAGTCGATGGTCCTGCGGGCGAGGAAGCCGCAATGA